One segment of Nostoc flagelliforme CCNUN1 DNA contains the following:
- the petB gene encoding cytochrome b6 yields the protein MANVSDWFEERLEIQALAEDVTSKYVPPHVNIFYCLGGITLVCFLIQFATGFAMTFYYRPTVTEAFSSVEYIMNEVSFGWLIRSIHRWSASMMVLMMILHTFRVYLTGGFKKPRELTWISGVILAVITVSFGVTGYSLPWDQIGYWAVKIVSGVPEAIPVVGVLISDLLRGGSSVGQATLTRYYSAHTFVLPWLIAVFMLFHFLMIRKQGISGPL from the coding sequence ATGGCCAACGTTTCCGACTGGTTTGAGGAACGCCTAGAGATTCAGGCACTCGCCGAAGACGTAACTAGTAAGTACGTCCCTCCCCACGTCAACATCTTCTACTGTTTGGGTGGAATTACCCTGGTTTGCTTTCTCATCCAGTTTGCCACTGGATTTGCGATGACGTTCTACTACAGACCAACAGTTACTGAAGCTTTCTCCTCTGTGGAGTACATCATGAATGAAGTAAGCTTTGGTTGGCTAATTCGCTCCATCCATCGCTGGTCTGCCAGCATGATGGTATTGATGATGATTTTGCACACCTTCCGGGTTTATCTAACTGGTGGTTTCAAAAAGCCCCGCGAACTGACCTGGATAAGTGGTGTCATCTTGGCTGTGATTACAGTTTCTTTTGGAGTCACAGGCTATTCCTTACCTTGGGATCAAATTGGCTACTGGGCTGTGAAAATCGTTAGCGGCGTACCAGAAGCAATTCCCGTGGTTGGCGTTCTGATTTCCGACCTGCTGCGCGGCGGTTCGAGTGTTGGTCAAGCAACACTAACTCGTTACTATAGCGCACACACCTTTGTACTGCCTTGGTTGATTGCAGTCTTCATGCTGTTTCACTTCTTGATGATCCGCAAACAAGGCATTTCCGGGCCTTTGTAA
- the ctpA gene encoding carboxyl-terminal processing protease CtpA, with protein sequence MGFMNKQVFRVGFSLLMAFWVALGTLTQPAMALTTEQKLVSEVWRIVNRTYLDETFNHQNWAAVRQKVLEKPLTDSNASYAAIGKMLKSLDDPFTRFLDPEQYRSLQVNTSGELTGVGLQIALNPETGKLEVVAPIAGSPADKAGIRPRDRILKIEGVSTENLTLDEAATKMRGPSGSLVTLLIERDGEAETEIRLTRDRIALNPVVSDLRVSAEGTPIGYLRLTQFNANASTELAHAISSLEKKGADAYILDLRNNPGGLLQSGIEIARQWLDSGTIVYTVNRQGIQGSFEAFGPPLTTDPLVILVNQGTASASEILAGALQDNGRAQLVGETTFGKGLIQSLFELSDGSGLAVTIAKYETPQHRDINKLGIKPDKVISQDPINRDQIGTEADLQYQAAVELLKKNSVVAGKV encoded by the coding sequence ATGGGGTTCATGAACAAACAAGTCTTTCGGGTTGGATTTTCATTGTTAATGGCGTTTTGGGTGGCGTTGGGTACGCTCACCCAGCCGGCGATGGCTTTGACGACGGAACAAAAGCTGGTTTCGGAAGTTTGGCGAATTGTTAATCGCACTTATCTAGATGAGACGTTTAATCATCAAAACTGGGCAGCAGTCCGGCAAAAGGTTCTGGAGAAGCCACTGACAGACTCAAATGCCAGTTATGCGGCAATTGGGAAGATGCTCAAGAGCCTCGATGATCCTTTTACCCGCTTTTTAGACCCGGAACAGTACCGCAGCTTACAGGTTAATACTTCTGGGGAACTGACTGGAGTAGGATTACAAATTGCTCTAAATCCTGAGACTGGGAAGTTGGAAGTAGTGGCTCCGATAGCAGGTTCACCAGCAGATAAAGCGGGAATTAGACCACGCGATCGCATTCTCAAAATTGAAGGCGTTTCCACAGAAAATCTTACCCTGGATGAAGCTGCGACTAAAATGCGCGGTCCGAGTGGCAGCCTTGTTACTCTCCTCATAGAACGAGACGGAGAGGCAGAAACAGAAATTAGACTGACACGCGATCGCATTGCTCTTAACCCTGTGGTTTCAGATTTGCGTGTTTCTGCTGAGGGTACGCCCATTGGCTACCTTCGTCTTACTCAATTCAATGCCAATGCCTCAACGGAATTGGCACACGCTATTTCTAGTCTAGAAAAAAAAGGCGCTGATGCCTACATTCTAGATTTACGAAATAATCCTGGGGGGTTATTACAATCAGGAATTGAAATCGCCCGTCAGTGGTTAGACTCTGGTACTATCGTCTACACTGTGAACCGACAAGGTATTCAAGGTAGTTTTGAAGCCTTTGGACCACCCCTGACGACCGATCCTCTGGTGATTTTGGTGAATCAAGGAACTGCCAGTGCTAGTGAAATTCTTGCTGGCGCACTCCAAGATAATGGTCGCGCCCAGTTGGTAGGCGAAACTACTTTTGGAAAGGGCTTAATTCAATCTTTATTTGAATTATCAGATGGTTCGGGCTTGGCAGTCACAATTGCTAAGTATGAAACTCCTCAACATCGAGATATCAATAAACTAGGTATTAAGCCAGATAAAGTGATTTCCCAAGATCCAATTAACCGTGACCAGATTGGCACGGAAGCGGATCTGCAATATCAAGCAGCAGTGGAACTTTTGAAGAAAAACTCGGTTGTGGCGGGGAAGGTGTAA
- a CDS encoding MBL fold metallo-hydrolase, translating to MCPLPQVPSHTTKPPRAVFPNEVPSAGSLQSNFAQESIFAFPPNRDTLGGTSYLIVRNEGNILIDCPALDQTNQDFLRSHGGVRCLFLTHRGAIGKTAEFQQIFSCEVLIQEQEAYLLPGLTLTTFKQEFTLDAVAKAIWTPGHSPGSSCLYYSERGGILFSGRHLLPNQHGEAVPLRTAKTFHWPRQIQSLRFLLENFTPETLRYICPGANTGFLRGKHVIDQAYQHLASLDLPALLRIQPF from the coding sequence ATGTGCCCTTTACCTCAAGTGCCAAGTCATACAACTAAGCCACCACGGGCTGTCTTCCCTAACGAAGTTCCTAGCGCAGGTTCTCTACAATCGAACTTCGCACAAGAGAGCATTTTTGCTTTTCCACCCAATCGGGACACATTAGGGGGAACCTCTTATCTTATTGTAAGAAATGAAGGTAATATCCTGATAGACTGCCCTGCTCTAGACCAAACAAATCAAGATTTTTTGCGATCGCATGGAGGCGTGCGTTGCTTATTTCTCACCCATCGAGGCGCAATTGGCAAGACTGCTGAATTTCAGCAAATCTTTAGTTGTGAGGTGCTGATTCAAGAGCAAGAAGCTTATTTGTTACCAGGCTTAACCTTAACTACCTTTAAGCAGGAATTTACGCTTGATGCTGTAGCCAAAGCGATTTGGACACCAGGTCATTCTCCCGGTTCATCTTGCTTATACTACAGTGAACGTGGAGGTATATTGTTTTCTGGTCGTCATTTACTCCCTAACCAGCACGGTGAAGCAGTACCATTACGGACAGCTAAAACCTTTCACTGGCCCAGGCAAATCCAGAGTCTTCGATTCTTGTTAGAAAATTTTACACCAGAAACTCTCCGCTACATTTGTCCCGGTGCTAATACAGGCTTTCTCAGAGGCAAGCATGTTATCGATCAGGCTTATCAACACCTCGCCTCTCTGGATTTACCAGCTTTGCTGCGGATACAGCCTTTTTGA
- a CDS encoding site-2 protease family protein, which translates to MAFWFLFILLLGLATYLMVQHSVAQITRTPVWLLWLVLMAPALLLSGWTLVYGPKQPPPPALILWSIFVSTVLYWTLFQWGRRSPRDTQAQTQPQATESRPTIQPIAEPIVRPIEPTEETQLRNCFPWSVYYVQNIEYRPQAVICRGQLRTKASNAYQQIKTNIEAQFGDRFLLIFQEGLNDKPFFVLVPNTQAAKERNNTTPRREQERLTRPGLALLLLAATLVTTTLVGVEIAGVSLPPLWEVGSLFKVLSNPDVLFKGLPYALGLMTILGIHELGHYLTAKFYKIRSTLPYFIPIPFFLGTFGAFIQMRSPIPNRKALFDISIAGPIAGFVVTVPLLIWGLAHSDVVSITEKTRLLNPDALNPKYSILLAVLSKLALGSQLTAKSALDLHPVAVAGFLGLIVTALNLMPVGQLDGGHIVHAMFGQRTAMVIGQIARVLLLLLALVREEFLVWAIILLFMPLIDEPALNDVTELDNQRDVWGLLAMALLIVIILPLPQAIANFLQI; encoded by the coding sequence ATGGCATTTTGGTTTCTATTTATCCTCCTACTGGGGCTAGCTACTTATCTAATGGTGCAGCACAGCGTCGCTCAGATCACCCGGACGCCAGTATGGTTGTTGTGGCTGGTTTTAATGGCACCAGCATTACTGTTGAGTGGATGGACGCTGGTGTATGGGCCGAAACAACCTCCACCGCCAGCGCTGATTCTTTGGTCGATATTTGTTTCTACAGTGTTGTACTGGACGTTGTTTCAATGGGGGCGTCGATCGCCAAGAGATACACAGGCCCAAACCCAACCCCAAGCCACAGAATCACGGCCGACTATCCAGCCTATTGCAGAACCAATAGTGCGTCCCATTGAGCCAACGGAAGAAACTCAACTACGAAATTGTTTTCCTTGGTCTGTATACTACGTTCAAAATATTGAGTATCGACCACAAGCCGTGATTTGCCGTGGTCAGTTGCGAACTAAAGCTAGCAACGCCTACCAGCAGATTAAGACTAATATTGAAGCACAATTTGGCGATCGCTTCTTGCTGATCTTTCAAGAAGGTTTAAATGACAAACCTTTCTTTGTGCTGGTTCCTAACACTCAAGCTGCTAAAGAGAGAAATAATACAACACCACGACGCGAACAGGAACGCTTAACTCGTCCAGGATTAGCACTTTTACTGTTAGCAGCTACTTTAGTAACTACTACTTTGGTAGGAGTGGAAATTGCTGGTGTTTCTCTGCCGCCTCTATGGGAAGTTGGTTCTTTGTTCAAAGTTCTATCTAACCCAGATGTTCTATTCAAGGGATTGCCCTATGCTTTAGGGTTAATGACTATTTTGGGCATTCACGAACTTGGGCATTATTTGACAGCTAAATTTTACAAGATTCGCTCGACCTTGCCTTACTTTATTCCTATACCTTTCTTCTTGGGAACTTTTGGTGCATTTATTCAGATGCGTAGTCCGATTCCTAACCGCAAAGCTTTATTTGACATTAGTATTGCTGGGCCAATTGCAGGCTTTGTGGTAACTGTGCCATTACTAATATGGGGTTTGGCTCATTCTGATGTGGTTTCCATCACTGAAAAAACCCGACTTTTGAATCCTGATGCCCTTAATCCCAAGTATTCCATTTTACTAGCGGTACTCTCGAAGTTAGCCTTGGGTAGTCAGTTAACAGCAAAATCAGCCCTTGATTTGCATCCAGTTGCAGTAGCTGGTTTTTTAGGACTAATTGTCACAGCCTTAAATTTAATGCCTGTGGGACAGCTAGATGGAGGTCACATTGTCCATGCGATGTTTGGACAACGAACTGCGATGGTAATTGGTCAGATTGCTCGCGTGTTGTTGCTATTACTGGCTTTAGTAAGAGAAGAATTTTTGGTGTGGGCAATTATCTTATTATTTATGCCATTGATTGATGAGCCTGCACTGAATGATGTCACTGAATTGGATAACCAACGTGACGTTTGGGGATTACTGGCAATGGCATTGCTGATTGTAATTATTTTGCCATTACCGCAGGCGATCGCTAACTTTTTGCAAATTTAA
- a CDS encoding phycobiliprotein lyase produces MNIEEFFQLSAGKWFSHRTSQHLAFNQSEESKSDIIIEALALDDPKVIKLCQQYEINPSSASCAAKISWNGTIEKDKTKHSGSTVLVSVTDADNPSEGKLLREVVDADKTPVAGHYKFDSDGALILTIEDETMSLEERLWFASPNLRMRVNVLKSFDGFSIASFTSEIRMGGFPPAAKASEAANSVSS; encoded by the coding sequence ATGAATATTGAAGAGTTTTTTCAGTTAAGTGCTGGTAAATGGTTTTCTCATCGTACTAGTCAACATTTGGCTTTTAACCAATCTGAAGAGAGTAAGTCAGACATCATCATTGAGGCGCTGGCACTAGATGATCCAAAAGTGATCAAACTGTGTCAACAGTACGAAATTAATCCTAGTTCCGCCTCTTGTGCTGCCAAAATTAGCTGGAATGGCACAATAGAAAAAGATAAAACAAAACACAGTGGTTCAACTGTGTTAGTTTCTGTAACTGATGCAGATAATCCATCTGAAGGTAAGTTACTGCGGGAAGTGGTTGATGCTGATAAAACTCCAGTTGCCGGACACTATAAATTTGACAGTGATGGTGCTTTAATCCTAACTATAGAGGATGAAACCATGTCGTTAGAAGAGCGTCTGTGGTTTGCTAGCCCCAATTTGCGAATGCGGGTAAATGTCCTCAAGAGTTTTGATGGATTTAGTATCGCTTCCTTTACTTCTGAGATTCGCATGGGTGGTTTTCCACCAGCTGCGAAGGCTTCCGAAGCGGCTAATTCAGTATCGAGTTAG
- a CDS encoding HEAT repeat domain-containing protein, which translates to MAALSLQEISTQLESPNLRDRMVALANLRHASPEDAVPLIKKVLDDESLQLRSMAIFALGIKPTPECYSILVRILENDPDYGIRADAAGALGYLGDARAFEVLSRAFYEDTDWLVRFSAAVSLGNIKDPRAHQILIQALDSKEVVLQQAAISALGEIQDIESVDQILRFAQSDDWLVRQRLAEALGNLPTPKSVSALKYLEKDNHFNVAEAARIGLKKLEEIGNQV; encoded by the coding sequence ATGGCAGCTCTAAGCTTACAAGAAATTTCTACTCAGTTAGAAAGTCCGAATTTACGCGATCGCATGGTAGCCCTAGCCAATCTGCGTCATGCGTCCCCTGAGGATGCAGTTCCTTTGATTAAAAAGGTACTAGATGACGAATCTTTGCAACTGCGATCTATGGCAATTTTTGCCCTTGGAATCAAGCCGACACCAGAGTGTTATTCAATTTTGGTCAGAATTCTTGAAAATGACCCCGATTATGGGATACGCGCTGATGCTGCTGGTGCTTTAGGATATTTAGGTGATGCCAGAGCCTTTGAGGTACTTTCACGGGCATTTTATGAAGATACTGATTGGCTAGTACGCTTTAGTGCAGCTGTTTCTCTTGGTAACATTAAAGATCCTCGTGCCCATCAAATACTTATTCAGGCATTGGATAGCAAAGAAGTAGTGTTGCAACAAGCTGCAATCTCTGCACTGGGAGAAATTCAAGACATTGAGTCAGTCGATCAGATCCTGCGCTTTGCCCAATCAGATGATTGGTTAGTAAGGCAGCGTTTGGCAGAAGCTTTGGGTAATCTTCCTACTCCCAAGAGTGTCTCAGCTTTAAAATACTTAGAAAAAGACAATCATTTCAACGTTGCTGAGGCAGCTAGGATTGGCCTCAAGAAGCTTGAGGAAATAGGCAATCAAGTTTAA
- a CDS encoding 2Fe-2S iron-sulfur cluster-binding protein — translation MSRTYTIRVRDRATGQTYTLQVPEDRYILHSGEKQGVELPFSCRNGACTTCAVRVLSGEIYQPEAIGLSPDLRRQGYALLCVSYPRSDLEVETQDEDEVYELQFGRYFARGKVKAGLPLDEE, via the coding sequence ATGTCTCGTACATACACAATTAGAGTTCGCGATCGCGCCACTGGCCAAACCTACACCCTACAAGTCCCAGAAGACCGCTACATCCTGCACTCTGGCGAAAAACAGGGGGTAGAACTGCCGTTTTCCTGCCGTAACGGGGCTTGCACCACTTGTGCAGTGAGAGTTTTATCGGGAGAAATTTACCAACCGGAGGCGATCGGATTGTCGCCAGATTTACGTCGGCAAGGTTATGCCTTGTTGTGTGTGAGTTACCCCCGTTCTGACTTGGAGGTGGAGACACAAGACGAAGATGAAGTCTATGAACTCCAGTTTGGCCGCTATTTTGCTAGGGGGAAAGTTAAAGCGGGTTTACCCTTAGATGAGGAATAA
- a CDS encoding thermonuclease family protein, with product MVTIGKILMPMRLGDWVRKIAILACLLLLVSCQGKNQLPNNEAQVKVARVVSGQSLEVVGMAEQPNLISQVRLVGIDAPDLRQRPWGEKAKEQLENLIGGVEQSVTLEFDLETKDKIGRTLAYVWKNKVLLNEELVKQGNAMFVERSPNHKYDQRLERAQQWARLMGQGIWNPEKPMHLTPAEFRRQNL from the coding sequence ATGGTGACCATAGGCAAAATTTTAATGCCTATGCGTCTTGGTGACTGGGTGCGAAAAATAGCGATTTTGGCTTGCTTATTGCTTTTGGTGAGTTGCCAAGGTAAAAACCAGCTACCAAACAATGAGGCTCAAGTGAAAGTAGCGCGGGTAGTAAGTGGGCAAAGTTTGGAAGTGGTAGGTATGGCTGAACAACCAAATTTAATTTCCCAAGTGCGGTTAGTTGGTATTGATGCACCAGATTTGCGACAGCGGCCTTGGGGGGAAAAAGCAAAAGAACAGTTAGAGAATCTAATTGGTGGTGTAGAACAATCGGTAACGCTGGAGTTTGATTTAGAAACAAAAGACAAAATCGGGCGAACTCTAGCTTATGTGTGGAAAAATAAGGTGTTGTTGAATGAGGAATTAGTGAAACAAGGGAATGCAATGTTTGTTGAGCGATCGCCTAATCACAAATATGACCAACGTTTAGAACGTGCCCAACAATGGGCTAGACTCATGGGCCAAGGAATCTGGAACCCAGAAAAACCTATGCACCTCACTCCTGCTGAGTTTCGCCGTCAAAATCTTTGA
- a CDS encoding inositol monophosphatase family protein, with product MTNLQIFLDIATEAALAAGVVLQGYLGKLEDAIIEKGRPGDLVTAADKASEEVILELLRRHFPDHSILAEESGKLGNQENEYLWAIDPLDGTTNYAHQYPFFAVSIGLLINGVPQLGVIYDPFHNELFRAAAGLGATRNRRPIKVSVTSELNKSLLVTGFAYDRRETSDNNYAEFSHLTHLTQGVRRSGSASLDLAYVACGRVDGYWERGLSPWDIVAGIILLQEAGGKVTAYDGTPVKIESGRILATNGYIHDSLSSELLQVPPLSAWV from the coding sequence ATGACTAATCTACAAATTTTTCTAGATATTGCTACTGAAGCGGCCTTAGCTGCTGGTGTTGTTTTGCAAGGTTATTTAGGTAAATTAGAAGACGCAATTATTGAAAAAGGTCGCCCTGGTGATTTAGTAACTGCTGCTGATAAAGCCTCAGAAGAGGTGATTTTAGAACTTTTACGCCGCCACTTTCCTGATCACTCTATTCTTGCTGAAGAATCAGGAAAATTAGGTAATCAAGAGAATGAATACCTTTGGGCAATAGATCCCCTAGATGGGACAACCAACTACGCTCATCAATACCCATTTTTTGCTGTTTCTATTGGACTGTTAATTAATGGCGTTCCGCAACTTGGTGTAATTTATGACCCCTTCCATAATGAGCTATTCCGGGCTGCTGCTGGCTTGGGAGCAACGCGTAATCGTCGCCCCATTAAAGTTTCGGTAACATCGGAACTGAATAAAAGCTTACTAGTGACAGGATTTGCTTACGATCGCCGCGAAACCTCTGATAACAACTACGCAGAATTTAGTCACCTGACTCATCTTACTCAAGGAGTCAGACGTAGCGGTTCCGCATCGCTAGATTTGGCGTATGTTGCCTGTGGGCGTGTCGATGGTTACTGGGAACGAGGGCTTTCTCCTTGGGATATTGTCGCCGGGATAATTTTGTTACAAGAAGCTGGGGGCAAAGTCACCGCCTACGATGGTACTCCCGTAAAAATCGAGTCAGGTAGAATTCTCGCAACAAATGGTTATATTCACGACTCCCTCAGTAGCGAACTTTTACAAGTTCCACCACTGTCAGCATGGGTTTAG
- a CDS encoding J domain-containing protein, with protein sequence MSFKIDRGLFKYDFIDYHAVLCVPVDADVKEIRKRYLKIARCLHPDSSFTESASQKELGNELLSKLVNPAYEKLCSDRTRTEYILILSQIGKRLLQESTSVTLTTELARQLAQTPNMDHFYRSAIAKIGETQYDSLEQVLQVIAQVSELNLVYLMRSASKSSAVPPPPAQPKVQSGTPQSNTPKNPPPPPAPPKEDSIVEQYVRRAQSLIDKNQFAQAKVELQDALKLEPKNSHCHSLIAMVYLKQNQLKMAKIHFDNALKLDPNDETALQWKPKIDRAIGQQPSDHKVTSSANNGDKQPDKSGSGGLFGGLFGGKKK encoded by the coding sequence ATGTCTTTCAAAATAGATCGTGGACTATTTAAATATGATTTCATAGATTATCACGCAGTATTGTGCGTTCCAGTGGATGCAGATGTCAAAGAGATTCGGAAACGTTATCTCAAAATCGCCCGCTGTTTGCACCCGGACAGTAGTTTTACTGAAAGTGCTAGTCAAAAAGAGCTAGGGAACGAATTGTTATCAAAGCTGGTGAACCCAGCTTACGAAAAACTGTGTAGCGATCGCACTCGCACGGAATATATTTTAATTTTGTCGCAAATTGGCAAGCGCCTACTACAAGAATCTACTTCAGTGACTCTCACCACCGAGTTGGCTAGACAGTTAGCCCAGACTCCTAATATGGATCATTTCTATAGAAGTGCGATCGCTAAAATCGGCGAAACTCAATATGATTCTTTAGAGCAAGTGCTGCAAGTCATTGCTCAAGTTAGTGAGTTAAATTTAGTGTATTTAATGCGGAGTGCAAGCAAATCATCCGCAGTGCCGCCGCCACCTGCTCAACCCAAAGTCCAATCAGGTACGCCTCAGTCAAATACACCAAAAAATCCACCACCACCACCAGCGCCACCAAAAGAAGACTCGATTGTAGAACAGTATGTTCGTCGCGCTCAATCTTTGATTGACAAAAACCAATTTGCCCAAGCCAAAGTGGAGTTGCAAGATGCCCTGAAGCTAGAACCTAAAAATAGTCACTGCCATAGCTTAATTGCAATGGTGTATTTGAAGCAAAATCAGCTAAAAATGGCAAAAATCCACTTCGACAATGCTCTCAAATTAGACCCCAATGACGAAACGGCTCTGCAATGGAAACCTAAAATAGATAGAGCTATAGGACAACAACCTAGTGATCATAAGGTGACTTCATCCGCCAATAATGGAGATAAGCAACCAGATAAATCTGGTAGTGGTGGTTTGTTCGGTGGTTTGTTTGGTGGGAAGAAAAAATAA
- a CDS encoding ATP phosphoribosyltransferase regulatory subunit — MVYQPAAGARDLLPLDVEKKRWIEDRLQQVFHRWGYHRIITSTLERMDTLMAGEAIQRQMVIQLQNGEDDELGLRPELTASIARTVVTRMANATYPQRLYYNANVFRRTWESRHNRQQEFYQAGVELLGAGGLLANAEVLLLVADCLAALGLREWHLILGEAGITRSLLSAFPVNLQDKVRSAIAHLDRITIDTLPLSDKLRDRARTMLDLRGPSADVLQKVSSLDLDEQQREAVNNLKSLVELLESEKKFPLILDLSLIQTIDYYTGIVFEVVNDTESQARVLGRGGRYDQLLGLYHPQGENIPGIGFGLSIEDLYQVLLSTQQLPQVTPASDWLVVPETASANAFAFTYAQKLRDSTDLVRVEIDLGGRDADAIRQYASDRGIAQIVWMKADGSPKIEPLS, encoded by the coding sequence ATGGTGTATCAACCAGCAGCAGGAGCCAGGGATTTATTGCCCTTGGATGTGGAGAAAAAACGCTGGATTGAAGATAGATTACAGCAGGTGTTTCACCGTTGGGGATATCACAGGATTATCACCTCGACTTTAGAACGCATGGATACTTTGATGGCGGGGGAAGCAATCCAGCGCCAGATGGTGATTCAACTACAAAATGGCGAAGATGATGAATTAGGGTTACGTCCAGAATTAACAGCATCCATTGCTCGCACCGTTGTCACTCGAATGGCAAATGCAACTTATCCGCAACGGTTGTACTACAACGCTAATGTGTTTCGCCGCACTTGGGAAAGTAGACATAATCGCCAGCAAGAGTTTTATCAGGCTGGGGTGGAATTATTAGGTGCTGGCGGATTGCTGGCGAATGCGGAAGTACTGCTGTTAGTAGCAGATTGTTTAGCAGCACTGGGGTTGCGGGAATGGCATTTAATTTTAGGTGAAGCGGGAATTACCCGATCGCTCCTGAGTGCCTTTCCTGTTAATTTACAGGATAAAGTTCGCAGTGCGATCGCTCATCTTGACCGCATTACTATAGATACTTTACCCCTAAGTGACAAACTACGCGATCGCGCCCGAACCATGCTGGATTTACGCGGCCCCAGCGCAGACGTGTTGCAAAAAGTTAGTAGTTTGGATCTAGATGAACAACAGCGAGAGGCAGTGAATAACCTCAAATCTCTAGTAGAATTACTGGAATCAGAGAAAAAATTTCCCTTAATCCTCGACCTCAGCCTCATCCAGACCATAGACTACTACACGGGTATCGTCTTTGAAGTTGTCAATGATACCGAATCTCAAGCCAGAGTTTTAGGGCGCGGTGGTCGCTACGACCAGCTTCTGGGGCTATATCATCCCCAAGGAGAAAACATTCCCGGTATTGGTTTTGGACTAAGTATCGAAGATTTATACCAAGTTCTATTGTCTACTCAGCAATTACCACAAGTGACTCCAGCGAGTGACTGGTTGGTAGTACCAGAGACGGCCAGTGCTAACGCCTTTGCCTTTACCTACGCGCAAAAACTCAGAGATTCTACTGATTTAGTGCGCGTAGAAATTGATTTGGGGGGAAGGGATGCAGACGCTATTCGTCAATATGCAAGCGATCGCGGCATTGCCCAAATTGTTTGGATGAAAGCTGATGGCTCCCCAAAAATTGAACCATTGAGTTAG
- a CDS encoding indolepyruvate ferredoxin oxidoreductase subunit alpha, with the protein MPHTIVTEVCEGVADCVDACPVACIHDGPGKNAKGTDWYWIDFATCIDCGICLQVCPVEGAILAEERPELQKTP; encoded by the coding sequence ATGCCGCACACAATTGTTACAGAAGTCTGTGAAGGCGTCGCTGACTGCGTAGATGCCTGTCCAGTAGCTTGTATTCATGATGGCCCAGGCAAAAATGCCAAGGGAACTGATTGGTACTGGATTGACTTTGCTACTTGCATCGACTGTGGTATATGTCTCCAAGTTTGCCCAGTAGAAGGGGCAATTCTTGCAGAAGAACGACCGGAGTTGCAAAAAACTCCTTAA
- a CDS encoding ABC transporter ATP-binding protein gives MTNDYLLDVQNVHAGYIKDVDILQGVNFRVAPGELVSVIGPNGAGKSTLAKAIFGLLIPHTGAITFKGENIVGLKSNEIVQRGMCYVPQIANVFPSLSVEENLEMGAFVLNVPLKPIKDKIFTMFPRLSDRRRQRAGTLSGGERQMLAMGKALMLEPSLLILDEPSAALSPILVTQVFEQIKQINQAGTAIVLVEQNARKALEMANRGYVLESGRDAISGPGEELLNDPKVGELYLGAGKRH, from the coding sequence ATGACAAATGACTATTTACTAGATGTCCAAAATGTCCACGCTGGATACATCAAAGATGTAGATATCTTGCAAGGTGTGAATTTCCGGGTTGCACCAGGGGAATTGGTAAGTGTGATTGGCCCCAATGGCGCTGGTAAATCTACTTTAGCAAAAGCAATTTTTGGGCTTTTGATTCCCCACACAGGCGCAATTACTTTCAAAGGTGAAAATATAGTGGGGCTAAAGTCCAATGAAATAGTCCAGCGAGGAATGTGCTACGTACCGCAAATCGCCAATGTTTTCCCCTCCCTGAGTGTTGAAGAGAACTTGGAGATGGGTGCTTTTGTGCTTAACGTTCCCCTCAAACCAATTAAAGATAAAATATTTACTATGTTCCCCAGACTAAGCGATCGCCGTCGTCAACGCGCTGGTACTCTCTCTGGAGGAGAACGCCAGATGCTAGCGATGGGGAAAGCTTTGATGTTGGAACCTAGTTTGCTTATTTTGGATGAACCATCTGCTGCTTTGTCCCCAATTTTGGTGACACAAGTGTTTGAGCAGATTAAACAAATTAATCAGGCGGGTACTGCGATCGTATTAGTGGAACAAAATGCCCGTAAGGCTTTAGAGATGGCTAATCGCGGCTATGTACTGGAGTCAGGACGCGATGCTATCTCAGGCCCTGGTGAAGAATTGTTGAATGATCCGAAAGTGGGTGAGCTATATCTGGGAGCAGGTAAAAGACATTAA